Genomic DNA from Callospermophilus lateralis isolate mCalLat2 chromosome 11, mCalLat2.hap1, whole genome shotgun sequence:
ggattgaacccagcagtccttaaccactttactactgagctacataagATGGAGTCTCACTacattgcttagggcttcactgcattgctgaggctggctttgaacttgtgatcctcctgcctcagcctcctgagcctctgggcttacaggtgtgggccaccatgcccaactaagcattttttaaaaactatcttTTAGCAGTCATGTAAATTGTGGCTCTCGTTTGCATCTTTATAAAGCAATGTTCTGTCTTACAGACAGaattttgtgactggatgttctcagtCTAACCATTTCATTTTGATTAGAGGTTACTTAAAGGAAAGACCAGGAATCACAAAATAAGTCAAATTGGTCAGCAACTACAGCCCTACCTAGAGGAGTTAAAATATTTGATCTTGCTCATTTGACAGTTCTATGAACATATAACTAATGATTCTAATTAAGGCTTCTGTGTTTTCCTTATAGTGTGAGAGACCAGGAATTATTGCAAACCACCACTCAAGGAGCCAGGGCTGAAACCAGTGTGGATTCTGCAAATAAGGGTAATGGCAAGTCTTCCCAACTTAATAGACACTGAAGATAGAGAACTGTAGATAGAGAACCCAGgcatcatgcatgctaggcgaggactctaccactgagccacaaccccagccctgcctttTACTTTTAATTGACATATTTGTATTTCAGTTTTTTCCAACTTCTTTCTAAGTGTATGGAATATGAGTGTGTAGATAGAATAGAATACTGTTTGTCTGATGACCAAACAGACTGCATTTAATTCACTGTTAGAAGTTGGGGGATAGGAGATGTGGTTTATGCATAGGGAACATTCTGAAATTGACTTTTTGATTGGCTTGAGGGGAATAATGAGAATTTAGGCAAATAGAAATTATTTGAAAGAGCATGAGTTACATCTTCAGTATATTTGGTAGTTTATGATATTAGTTTCTCTAAAACTAGTTGCTTGATTTCCACTCCCAAGTTGTattaattatgtatttatttatgataattcagtttttaaacatcttgttatttttatatattttcagctgcttgtgagttttctgagaaggaCATAGCAAATATTGAACATCATCAATCCAGTAATAAAGATTTGAACATCATTGAGAAGCATGCAACTGAGAGGCATCCAGAAAAGTATCAGGGTATTTCTGTTTCAAACTTGCATGTGGAGCCATGTGGCACAAATACTCGTGCCAGCTCATTACAGCATGAGAACAGCAGTTTATTACTCACTAAAGACAGAATGAATGTAGAAAAGGCTGAATTCTGTAATAAAAGCAAACAGCCTGGCTTAGCAAGGAGCCAACAGAGCAGATGGGCTGAAAGTAAGGAAACCTGTAACGATAGGCAAACTCTCAGCACAGAGAAAAAGGTAgatctgaatgttgatcccctatATGAGAAAAAAGAACCAAGTAAGCAGAAACCTCCATGCTCTGAGAATTCTAGAGATACCCAAGATGTTCCTTGGATAACACTAAATAGCAGCATTCGGAAAGTTAATGAGTGGTTTTCCAGAAGTGACGAAATGTTAACTTCTGACGACTCACATGATGAGGGTTCTGAGTCAAATGCTAAAGTAGCTGGTGTATTAGAAATTCCAAATGAAGTAGATGGATTTTCTGGTTCTTCAGAGAAAATAGACTTGTTGGCCACTGACCCGCATAATGCTTTAATTTTTAAACGTGAAAGAATCTGCTCCAAAGCAGTTGAGAGTAATATTGaagataaaatatttgggaaaacctatcggaggaaggcgAGCCTCCCTAACTTGAGCCATGTAACTGAAAATCTAATTATAGGAGCATTTGCCACAGAACCACAAATAACACAAGAGCGTCCCCTCACAAATAAATTAAAGCGTAAAAGGAGAACTACATCATGCCTTCATCCTGAGGATTTTATCAAGAAAGCAGATTTGGCAGTTGTTCAAAAGACTCCTGAAAAAATAAATCAGGGAACTGACCAAATGGAACAGAATGATCAAGTAATGAATATTACTAATAGTGGCCaagagaatgaaacaaaagttgaTTATGTTCAGAAAGAGAAAAATGCTAACCCAATAGAATCATTGGAAAAAGAGTCTGCTTTCAGAACTAAAGCTGAACCTATAAGCAGCAGTATAAGCAATATGGAACTAGAATTAAATATCCACAATTCAAAAGCACCTACGAAAAATAGGCTGAGGAGGAAGTCCTCTACTAAGCATATTCATGCGCTTGAACTAACAGTAAGTAGAAATACAAGTCCACCTCATCACATTGAATTACAAATTGATAGTTTTACTAGCAGTGAagaaataaagacaggaaattccAACCAAATGCCAGTCAGGCATGGCAAAAAGCTTCTTCAACTCATGGAAGATGCAGAACCTGCAACTGAAGTCAAGAAGAGTAACCAGCCAAATGAACAAATAATTAAGAGATATACCAATGATGTTTTCCCAGGACCAAAGTTAACAGGCATATCTGGTCTTTTTACTAACTGCTCAAGTTCTAGTAAAGTTAAAGAATTTGTCGATCCTAACCTTCAGAAAGAAGGAACAGAAGAGAACATAGAAATAATTCAAAGGTCTAATAATACCAAAGACCCCAAATATGTGCTAAGTGGAGAAAGGGGTTTGCAAACTGAAAGATCTGCAGAAAGTACCAGTATTTCATTGGTACCTGATACTGATTATGGCACTCAGGACAGTATCTCATTATTGGAAGCTAACACTTTTGGAAAAGCAAGAACAGCATCAAATCAACATATTACTCAGTATGTGGCAATCGAAAACCCCAAGGAATTTATCCACGGTCATCCTAAAGATACTAGAAACGACACAGGGGGTTTCAAGAATTCATTGAGACACGATGTTAACCACATTCaggagataaatgtagaaatggAAGAAAGTGAACTTGATACTCAGTATTTAGAGAATACATTCCAAGTTTCAAAGCGTCAGTCATTTACTCTGTTTTCAAATCCAGGAAATCAAGAAAAGGAATGTGCAGCTGTCTATGTTCCCTCCCAAACCTTACAAAAACAAAGCACAGAAGTCAATCTTGAATGTGAGCAAAAAGACAAAAATTGGGGAAATAAAGAGTCTAAAATTACGCATGTCCAGGCAATTAATGCCACTAAGGGCTTCCCTGTGGTTTGTCAGAAAAATAAGTCAGGTGATGATGCCAAATGTAATATTACAGAAGTCTCTAGAATTTGTCCTTCATTTCCGTTCAGAGGCAGTGAAACTAAACTTATTACTGCATATAAACATGGAATTTTACAAAACCCATATCATATGCCATCAGTTTCTCCCATCAGGTCATCTGTTAACACTAAATGtaagaaaatagaaataattcAAACGTCTAATAATACCAAAGACCCCAAAGATGTGCTAAGTGGAGAAAGGGGTTTGCAAACTGAAAGATCTGTAGAAAGTACCCTATTAGGGGAAAAGTTTGAGAAACATTCAAGGTCACCTGAAAAAGTAGTGGGATATAAGAGAATCATTCAAAGTACAGTGAGCACAATTAGCCAAAATAACATTAGAGAAAGTGCTTTTAAAGAAGCCAGCTCAGGCAGTATTAATGAAGTAGGCACTAGTACTAATGAAATAGGCTCCAGTATTAATGAAGTAGGTTCCAgtggtgaaaacattcaaacaGAACTAGGTAGAAACAGAGGACCCAAATTAAATGCTGTGCTTAGATTAGGTCTTATGCAACCTGAAGCCTATAAACAAAATCTTTCTCTAATTAATTACAAATACCCTGAAATAAAAAGACAAGGAGAAGATGAAGTAGTTCAAGTTGTTAATACAGATTTCTCTCCATGTCTAATTTCAGATAATTTAGAACAACCTATGAGAATTAGTCCTGTCACTCAGGTTTGTTCTGAGACTCCAGATGACCTGTTAGAAGATGATgatgaaataaaggaaaataccaGCTTTACTGAAGGTGGCATTAAGGAAAAATCTGCTGTTTTTAGTAAGAATGTCCAGAGGGGAGAATTTAGCAGGAGCCCAAGCCCTTTAGCCCATACATCTTTGGCTCAGAGTCACCAAAAGGGGGCCAGGAAATTAGAGTCCTCAGAAGAGAACACCTGTAGTGAGGATGAAGAACTTCCCTCCTTCCAACACTTACTATTTGGTAAAGTAACCAAAACACCTCAGTCTACCAAACACAGCACTGTTGTGACAGACTGTCTGTCTAAGAAAACAGAGGAGAACCTGGTATCCTTTAGGACTAGTGTAAATGACTGCAATAATGAGGTGATACTGGAAAAGGCCTCCCAGGAACATCACTTTAGTGAGGAAGCGAAATACTCTGGTAGCTTGTTTTCTTCCCAGTGTAGTGTATTAGAAGACTTGACAACAAATACAAACTCCCAGGACCCCTTCTTGATGTTGGATCCTCCTTCCAAACAAATGAAACATCAGTCTGAAAACCAGGAAGTTGTGCTGAGTGGCAACAAATTGGTTTCAAATGATGAAGAAAGGGAAACTGGCCTAGAAGAAGATAATCACCAAGAAGAGCAGAGTGTGGATTCAGACTTAGGTATTAGAACCAGATTTTTGTGTTTGCCTCTGCCTGTTTTATAAAATGAGCTAAATGTTTATGCCTTTTGGGGAGCACATTTTATGAATTTCCAAGTACAGTTACTTAAACTTGAAACATGTTTCTTCTAAGATTCTTTTCCTTAAGTCAGAAGTCCTTCACCCAGCTATCACATCTTCCCTGATTGAATGAGCTTTAATATCCTATTTGTTGGTGGACTTGCTTCcaatttttattgttaaagagTTGTAAGAGGAAATCCTGGTAGCAAGGAGGTTAATCATTTTGTGTGACATGAAGATGAAACCAGTCCTGACAATGGGAAGAAACAGTTAAAGCAAGTTGCAATTTTTATAGTCTTCCTACATCTGAACCTCTGTTTTTATTATCGTTTAAGGTGAAGCAGCATCTGGCTATGAAAGTGAAACAGTCCTCTCTGAAGATTGCTCAGGGGTGTCCTCGCAGAGTGATATTTTAACCACTCAGGTAAAAAAGGCAtggaatggggctggggatatggctcaagcagtagcacgcttgcctggcatgcgcacggtgctgggttcaatcctcagtaccacataaaaataaaaaaataaagatgttgtgtccatcaaaaactaaaaaataaatattaaaaaaaaatctctcaaaaaaaaaaaaggcatgggTACTTATGTGTATGTGGTATCCTCTGCATTTAGTGGTATGTATCCACATTCTTAAGTCTGCTGATATCTTCCTGTGAATTAATGGCATAACAATTAAGTATGATGCCTTGCTTCCCCAAATCAGATTATAAACACCTCTGTGGAACTCATGTCATACACATACGTATACCATCTAGCTCTCTGCAGAACACTAAGTcctaaatttaataaataagctGAACCTTGAAAACCATATGCCCTGTTACAAAACATATAAAAGCACTTTGGTATCCAGAGAGAGAGATGATTAATCTTGGTGCTTAATTGGAGCCTGTAGGGCTCTCTTCCCATTAGAGACCATCTAGTATTTCACTGTTTTGtgcctattttttttctgtttatgtcTTTTATGTGAAATCTATTAGTTGAGTTTTCTGTAGTGCTCGTAAATCatctttaacaacaacaacaacaaaagggcataATTTGGAACCCAGTAGATAAGGCCAATAATTTGGTTACTTTTTTTGAGTGTAtatgtggtactgggggttgaacccaggggctctctatccctgagctatatctgcagccttttcattttttattttaaaatagggtcttaggaagttgctgaggctggccttgaacttgtgatcctcctgcctcatccttctaagttgctgggattacaggcatgaaccacccaCACTTggcataaataaaggtctataacaactaaaaaaaaaaaatttgaaaaagaaaaaaaaattaggggaCTACAACAGATAAACAAGAATCAGAATAATGGTTATCAGAGATTTGGGGGAGGAGGAAGTAAAGAGTTCCTTGTTTAATGGGTGCCTGTTTCATTTAgggaggatgatgatgatgataaagtTTTGGAGATAGCGGTGATGGTTACATGACATTGAGAAAATACTTAATGTCACTGAACTGTACTGTtcaaaatggttaagatggtaaattaggggctggggttgtggctcagtggtaaagtgcttgcctagtgaggcactgggtttgatcctcagcactgaataaaaataaataaataaaggtattgtgtccatctacaacttaaaaaaaaaaagtggtaaatTAGATAAATTTTATAAGCTATCCAGAGATGGTTATAGTAACTCATTGGTCTATATCCACTGagtcttctttctttgtgtaTAGGGTGTTTATGTATaccttatcattatttatttatttcttggtgttggagattgaacccagtcctTGTGTATGCTGAACACACTCATTAcaactgagctatgcccccagcTCCTACaccttatctttaaaaaaaaatcatttagatagggctaggattgtggctcagtggcaaagcacttgcctagcatgtgtgaggctctgggttcaattcttagcaccacctaaaaaaataaataaataaaataaagattgtgtccactacagaataaataaataaataatactctACATACTTACattgtaatttaatttttatcatgTCATTAAAATTCTTCAGAGCCTTTAGTTTTAATTATTATATAGCATTTTATTCTGTTGGGTGTATTATGATTTATTCAACCTATTGTTAAATGTTGAAGATTTCAGGGTAACAGTCACAGTTTGCTGTTATGTATAATACTGTGGTAGACATCTTGATAGCTAAATATTTGTCCACATCTCTGATGATTTCCTTTGTATAAATTCCtgaaactgaaatttttttttatctttgataCATATTGTTAAATTGACCTTTAGAAGGACTAAACTAAACCAGacagatggcacatgcctgtaatcccagtggcttgggagactgaggcagaaggatcacaagttcaaagccagcctcagcaatttagtgaggccgtaagcaacttagtgagaccctgtctcaaataaaaaagggTATGTAGGAATGCGGCTCACTGGTTAGGCACTCCTGGGTCAAACTctagtaaccaaaaaaaaaaaaaagaaagaaagattaaatCAATCTGTGCTTTTTCCAGCCTCTGTGATATTTGATGGTTCCCGTTTCCCTGTACCTTTGCCCACACTGGGTAGCATCCAATTTTAAAATCTTCCAAATCTTGGCATTGTTGTGAGGAGCAAAGATACAAAGGACATGTCTCCTACTGCCTATTCTCTGTTAAGAGTAAATCCCTAGACCTGAAGCCCCTTGGAATCAGGGAAGAAACCTCTGGGATGACTACATGTTTGATACCTGAATTGTCACCAGTATTCAGTTCTACAGGATTGTTATGGTGACTAAATTGATGAAAATACTTAggtgaccttttatttatttgtaattccTCAGATCCTTTCTGAATATGGATTTGGAGCTCTGTCAGTAATGCCTGTCAACTAATTGTTTCCCTTGTGTTTTaaagttttaggtttcatttttttattccatCTACCTTAGCCATTTTGTGTTATAACTGACATTCAAATAAACTACTCCTTTGCTTTTTCATATCCTTGATATTATTCCCAGGGATAGGTTTATTTGTTCTGGATATATTTTACAAAGTTCTTTTTATCATACATCTACTCAGGTAGAATGATTGAAGtaggccaggtatggtggcacgtgcctttaaccccagctactcagaggctgaggcaggaggacacaagtttgaggccagcctgggcagcctagcaagaccctgtctcaaaaaataaaaagggctgggttgtagctcagtgatagaatgcccctggattcaatccccagtaccacaaaaaaaaaaaaaaaaaaaaataattccccGGTTTATACAGAGCCCAAGAATTATGTAGAAGATAAAGAatgtctagggctggggttgtggctcagtggtatagtgcttgcctagcacgtgcgaggccctgggtttgatcctcagcaccacatagaaataaataagtaaaataaaggtattgtgtccaactgaaaaataaatattttaaaaaaagaatgtctaATTTGGTATCAATAGTATCTGTTCAAGGGGCAGTTCTTTCCAACAAGGAGGTCATATGTCCCACTTGTAAATACTAATATTAGTTACTACTAGTCCACATAATGAGGGGATCCTCTGTTCGTGATGGATAGATTATTGGTGGGGACTTCTAAGAGAGACATTTGAGCTGGCCCTTGAAGGATAAGAAGAATTTTTCCAGGGCcggggctcagtggcaaagcacttgcctagcatgtatgaggcactgggttccatcctcagtaccacattaaaaataaaataaaataaaggcattctgtccccacatttaaaaataaataaataaataaaataaaggcattctgtccatctacactataaaaaatttaaaaaaaaaatttccaagtgGAAAAAAAGAGGAGGCAGCAATTGAGGCAAAGGTTCAAGAGGCATGAAATGCCCAGGAAATACAAAATTGTCCTGTGTCACTGAGAAATGGGCATATGGGAGATGttggagagaaagaagagaaaatcagGGTGTGAAGGGCCTTTTGAATGCAGTACTTACTACCCTGAGGGCAGTAATGACTAACAATTATATAGTGTtcagaaagtattaactaatcatCTGAGCAGTGGTATATATACCACTAAAAGGTCCTCAGAGAAGAAAGGGGCATGATGTACATAG
This window encodes:
- the Brca1 gene encoding breast cancer type 1 susceptibility protein isoform X19; its protein translation is MDLSAVRVEEVQNVLNAMQKILECPICLELIKEPVSTKCDHIFCKSLQESTRFSQLVEELLKIIHAFELDTGLQFANSYNFPKKENNSPEHLKEEISIIQSMGYRNRAKRLRESEPENPTLETSLSVQLSNLGIMKSLRTKQQIQPQNKSVYIELGSDSSEDTVNKANYCSVRDQELLQTTTQGARAETSVDSANKAACEFSEKDIANIEHHQSSNKDLNIIEKHATERHPEKYQGISVSNLHVEPCGTNTRASSLQHENSSLLLTKDRMNVEKAEFCNKSKQPGLARSQQSRWAESKETCNDRQTLSTEKKVDLNVDPLYEKKEPSKQKPPCSENSRDTQDVPWITLNSSIRKVNEWFSRSDEMLTSDDSHDEGSESNAKVAGVLEIPNEVDGFSGSSEKIDLLATDPHNALIFKRERICSKAVESNIEDKIFGKTYRRKASLPNLSHVTENLIIGAFATEPQITQERPLTNKLKRKRRTTSCLHPEDFIKKADLAVVQKTPEKINQGTDQMEQNDQVMNITNSGQENETKVDYVQKEKNANPIESLEKESAFRTKAEPISSSISNMELELNIHNSKAPTKNRLRRKSSTKHIHALELTVSRNTSPPHHIELQIDSFTSSEEIKTGNSNQMPVRHGKKLLQLMEDAEPATEVKKSNQPNEQIIKRYTNDVFPGPKLTGISGLFTNCSSSSKVKEFVDPNLQKEGTEENIEIIQRSNNTKDPKYVLSGERGLQTERSAESTSISLVPDTDYGTQDSISLLEANTFGKARTASNQHITQYVAIENPKEFIHGHPKDTRNDTGGFKNSLRHDVNHIQEINVEMEESELDTQYLENTFQVSKRQSFTLFSNPGNQEKECAAVYVPSQTLQKQSTEVNLECEQKDKNWGNKESKITHVQAINATKGFPVVCQKNKSGDDAKCNITEVSRICPSFPFRGSETKLITAYKHGILQNPYHMPSVSPIRSSVNTKCKKIEIIQTTLLGEKFEKHSRSPEKVVGYKRIIQSTVSTISQNNIRESAFKEASSGSINEVGTSTNEIGSSINEVGSSGENIQTELGRNRGPKLNAVLRLGLMQPEAYKQNLSLINYKYPEIKRQGEDEVVQVVNTDFSPCLISDNLEQPMRISPVTQVCSETPDDLLEDDDEIKENTSFTEGGIKEKSAVFSKNVQRGEFSRSPSPLAHTSLAQSHQKGARKLESSEENTCSEDEELPSFQHLLFGKVTKTPQSTKHSTVVTDCLSKKTEENLVSFRTSVNDCNNEVILEKASQEHHFSEEAKYSGSLFSSQCSVLEDLTTNTNSQDPFLMLDPPSKQMKHQSENQEVVLSGNKLVSNDEERETGLEEDNHQEEQSVDSDLGEAASGYESETVLSEDCSGVSSQSDILTTQRDTMQDNLIKLQQEMAQLEAVLEQHGSQSSDNSPSLVADSCAPEDLPDLEQNLSEKMVLTSQKSNEYPVSLNPKKLSPDKFWVSPNRSISKNKELEIKRSSPTSKSQLVDNRWSAHSHTTNLQNRNCPSQEELIKIVDVEEQELKKSEPPDLMEQSYLPRQDLEGTPYLESGISLFSKDPDCDPPEDKAPEAIHVCNVPASTSALKLSQFQVGQSANSPAVAHTTRTAGYNAQEESVSREKPEFTSPTERIKQRISMVVSGLTPKELMLVHKFAKKHHIILSNLITEQTTHVVMKTDAEFVCERTLKYFLGIAGGKWVVSYFWVTQSIKERKILDEHDFEVRGDVVNGRNHQGPKRARESQGRKIFRGLKICCYGPFTNMPTDQLEWMVQLCGASVVKKISSLTLDTGAQPIVVIQPDAWTEDNDFHAIEQMCKAPVVTREWVLDSVALYQCQELDTYLIPQISPSHC
- the Brca1 gene encoding breast cancer type 1 susceptibility protein isoform X17, whose protein sequence is MDLSAVRVEEVQNVLNAMQKILECPICLELIKEPVSTKCDHIFCKSLQESTRFSQLVEELLKIIHAFELDTGLQFANSYNFPKKENNSPEHLKEEISIIQSMGYRNRAKRLRESEPENPTLQETSLSVQLSNLGIMKSLRTKQQIQPQNKSVYIELGSDSSEDTVNKANYCSVRDQELLQTTTQGARAETSVDSANKAACEFSEKDIANIEHHQSSNKDLNIIEKHATERHPEKYQGISVSNLHVEPCGTNTRASSLQHENSSLLLTKDRMNVEKAEFCNKSKQPGLARSQQSRWAESKETCNDRQTLSTEKKVDLNVDPLYEKKEPSKQKPPCSENSRDTQDVPWITLNSSIRKVNEWFSRSDEMLTSDDSHDEGSESNAKVAGVLEIPNEVDGFSGSSEKIDLLATDPHNALIFKRERICSKAVESNIEDKIFGKTYRRKASLPNLSHVTENLIIGAFATEPQITQERPLTNKLKRKRRTTSCLHPEDFIKKADLAVVQKTPEKINQGTDQMEQNDQVMNITNSGQENETKVDYVQKEKNANPIESLEKESAFRTKAEPISSSISNMELELNIHNSKAPTKNRLRRKSSTKHIHALELTVSRNTSPPHHIELQIDSFTSSEEIKTGNSNQMPVRHGKKLLQLMEDAEPATEVKKSNQPNEQIIKRYTNDVFPGPKLTGISGLFTNCSSSSKVKEFVDPNLQKEGTEENIEIIQRSNNTKDPKYVLSGERGLQTERSAESTSISLVPDTDYGTQDSISLLEANTFGKARTASNQHITQYVAIENPKEFIHGHPKDTRNDTGGFKNSLRHDVNHIQEINVEMEESELDTQYLENTFQVSKRQSFTLFSNPGNQEKECAAVYVPSQTLQKQSTEVNLECEQKDKNWGNKESKITHVQAINATKGFPVVCQKNKSGDDAKCNITEVSRICPSFPFRGSETKLITAYKHGILQNPYHMPSVSPIRSSVNTKCKKIEIIQTTLLGEKFEKHSRSPEKVVGYKRIIQSTVSTISQNNIRESAFKEASSGSINEVGTSTNEIGSSINEVGSSGENIQTELGRNRGPKLNAVLRLGLMQPEAYKQNLSLINYKYPEIKRQGEDEVVQVVNTDFSPCLISDNLEQPMRISPVTQVCSETPDDLLEDDDEIKENTSFTEGGIKEKSAVFSKNVQRGEFSRSPSPLAHTSLAQSHQKGARKLESSEENTCSEDEELPSFQHLLFGKVTKTPQSTKHSTVVTDCLSKKTEENLVSFRTSVNDCNNEVILEKASQEHHFSEEAKYSGSLFSSQCSVLEDLTTNTNSQDPFLMLDPPSKQMKHQSENQEVVLSGNKLVSNDEERETGLEEDNHQEEQSVDSDLGEAASGYESETVLSEDCSGVSSQSDILTTQQRDTMQDNLIKLQQEMAQLEAVLEQHGSQSSDNSPSLVADSCAPEDLPDLEQNLSEKMVLTSQKSNEYPVSLNPKKLSPDKFWVSPNRSISKNKELEIKRSSPTSKSQLVDNRWSAHSHTTNLQNRNCPSQEELIKIVDVEEQELKKSEPPDLMEQSYLPRQDLEGTPYLESGISLFSKDPDCDPPEDKAPEAIHVCNVPASTSALKLSQFQVGQSANSPAVAHTTRTAGYNAQEESVSREKPEFTSPTERIKQRISMVVSGLTPKELMLVHKFAKKHHIILSNLITEQTTHVVMKTDAEFVCERTLKYFLGIAGGKWVVSYFWVTQSIKERKILDEHDFEVRGDVVNGRNHQGPKRARESQGRKIFRGLKICCYGPFTNMPTDQLEWMVQLCGASVVKKISSLTLDTGAQPIVVIQPDAWTEDNDFHAIEQMCKAPVVTREWVLDSVALYQCQELDTYLIPQISPSHC
- the Brca1 gene encoding breast cancer type 1 susceptibility protein isoform X11, with product MDLSAVRVEEVQNVLNAMQKILECPICLELIKEPVSTKCDHIFCKSLQESTRFSQLVEELLKIIHAFELDTGLQFANSYNFPKKENNSPEHLKEEISIIQSMGYRNRAKRLRESEPENPTLQETSLSVQLSNLGIMKSLRTKQQIQPQNKSVYIELGSDSSEDTVNKANYCSVRDQELLQTTTQGARAETSVDSANKAACEFSEKDIANIEHHQSSNKDLNIIEKHATERHPEKYQGISVSNLHVEPCGTNTRASSLQHENSSLLLTKDRMNVEKAEFCNKSKQPGLARSQQSRWAESKETCNDRQTLSTEKKVDLNVDPLYEKKEPSKQKPPCSENSRDTQDVPWITLNSSIRKVNEWFSRSDEMLTSDDSHDEGSESNAKVAGVLEIPNEVDGFSGSSEKIDLLATDPHNALIFKRERICSKAVESNIEDKIFGKTYRRKASLPNLSHVTENLIIGAFATEPQITQERPLTNKLKRKRRTTSCLHPEDFIKKADLAVVQKTPEKINQGTDQMEQNDQVMNITNSGQENETKVDYVQKEKNANPIESLEKESAFRTKAEPISSSISNMELELNIHNSKAPTKNRLRRKSSTKHIHALELTVSRNTSPPHHIELQIDSFTSSEEIKTGNSNQMPVRHGKKLLQLMEDAEPATEVKKSNQPNEQIIKRYTNDVFPGPKLTGISGLFTNCSSSSKVKEFVDPNLQKEGTEENIEIIQRSNNTKDPKYVLSGERGLQTERSAESTSISLVPDTDYGTQDSISLLEANTFGKARTASNQHITQYVAIENPKEFIHGHPKDTRNDTGGFKNSLRHDVNHIQEINVEMEESELDTQYLENTFQVSKRQSFTLFSNPGNQEKECAAVYVPSQTLQKQSTEVNLECEQKDKNWGNKESKITHVQAINATKGFPVVCQKNKSGDDAKCNITEVSRICPSFPFRGSETKLITAYKHGILQNPYHMPSVSPIRSSVNTKCKKIEIIQTTLLGEKFEKHSRSPEKVVGYKRIIQSTVSTISQNNIRESAFKEASSGSINEVGTSTNEIGSSINEVGSSGENIQTELGRNRGPKLNAVLRLGLMQPEAYKQNLSLINYKYPEIKRQGEDEVVQVVNTDFSPCLISDNLEQPMRISPVTQVCSETPDDLLEDDDEIKENTSFTEGGIKEKSAVFSKNVQRGEFSRSPSPLAHTSLAQSHQKGARKLESSEENTCSEDEELPSFQHLLFGKVTKTPQSTKHSTVVTDCLSKKTEENLVSFRTSVNDCNNEVILEKASQEHHFSEEAKYSGSLFSSQCSVLEDLTTNTNSQDPFLMLDPPSKQMKHQSENQEVVLSGNKLVSNDEERETGLEEDNHQEEQSVDSDLGEAASGYESETVLSEDCSGVSSQSDILTTQQRDTMQDNLIKLQQEMAQLEAVLEQHGSQSSDNSPSLVADSCAPEDLPDLEQNLSGEVLTSQKSNEYPVSLNPKKLSPDKFWVSPNRSISKNKELEIKRSSPTSKSQLVDNRWSAHSHTTNLQNRNCPSQEELIKIVDVEEQELKKSEPPDLMEQSYLPRQDLEGTPYLESGISLFSKDPDCDPPEDKAPEAIHVCNVPASTSALKLSQFQVGQSANSPAVAHTTRTAGYNAQEESVSREKPEFTSPTERIKQRISMVVSGLTPKELMLVHKFAKKHHIILSNLITEQTTHVVMKTDAEFVCERTLKYFLGIAGGKWVVSYFWVTQSIKERKILDEHDFEVRGDVVNGRNHQGPKRARESQGRKIFRGLKICCYGPFTNMPTDQLEWMVQLCGASVVKKISSLTLDTGAQPIVVIQPDAWTEDNDFHAIEQMCKAPVVTREWVLDSVALYQCQELDTYLIPQISPSHC